The following are from one region of the Carcharodon carcharias isolate sCarCar2 chromosome 27, sCarCar2.pri, whole genome shotgun sequence genome:
- the LOC121270564 gene encoding gastrula zinc finger protein XlCGF7.1-like isoform X2, with the protein MEKPWKCKDCGKGFSYRSQLENHRRSHTGERPFICSVCGKGFSQSFCLQSHQRAHTEERPFSCTDCGKRFRCSSNLTAHQRIHTGERPFTCSMCGKGFTQSTTLLTHQRVHTGERPFTCSVCEKGFTNSSQLLKHQRVHTGERPFTCSECGKAFAQLNNMLRHQRSHTGIYDPSRGRISTGNKVGDHHCSSRTAGGTLVQHGQRRM; encoded by the exons atggagaaaccgtggaaatgtaaggactgtgggaaaggattcagttATCGATCCCAACTGGAAAaccatcgacgcagtcacactggggaaaggccgTTCATCTGCTCCGTGTGTGGCAAGGGATTTTCTCAGTCTTTCTGCCTCCAGTCACACCAGCGAgctcacactgaggagagaccattcagctgcactgactgtgggaagagGTTCAGGTGTTCATCCAACCTCACTGCACATCAGCGaatccacactggggagagaccattcacctgctccatgtgtgggaagggctTCACTCAGTCAACTactctgctgacacaccagcgagttcacaccggtgagagaccattcacctgctctgtgtgtgagaagggattcaCTAATTCATCCCAGTTGCTGAAACACCaaagagttcacactggggagaggccattcacctgctctgagtgtgggaaggcatTCGCTCAGTTAAACAACATGCTGAGACATCAGCGAAGTCACACTGGG atttATGATCCTAGTCGAGGgcgtatcagtactggcaacaaggtcggggatcatcactgctcatcccgcacCGCAGGAGGAACCTTGGTACAGCACGGACAGCGCCGAATGTGA
- the LOC121270564 gene encoding zinc finger protein 235-like isoform X1: MEKPWKCKDCGKGFSYRSQLENHRRSHTGERPFICSVCGKGFSQSFCLQSHQRAHTEERPFSCTDCGKRFRCSSNLTAHQRIHTGERPFTCSMCGKGFTQSTTLLTHQRVHTGERPFTCSVCEKGFTNSSQLLKHQRVHTGERPFTCSECGKAFAQLNNMLRHQRSHTGVRPFICSVCGNGFTHSCNLLTHQRIHSGERPYTCSMCGKGFTRSSHLLTHQRVHTGERPFTCSVCGKGFTQSQHLLTHQRVHK, translated from the coding sequence atggagaaaccgtggaaatgtaaggactgtgggaaaggattcagttATCGATCCCAACTGGAAAaccatcgacgcagtcacactggggaaaggccgTTCATCTGCTCCGTGTGTGGCAAGGGATTTTCTCAGTCTTTCTGCCTCCAGTCACACCAGCGAgctcacactgaggagagaccattcagctgcactgactgtgggaagagGTTCAGGTGTTCATCCAACCTCACTGCACATCAGCGaatccacactggggagagaccattcacctgctccatgtgtgggaagggctTCACTCAGTCAACTactctgctgacacaccagcgagttcacaccggtgagagaccattcacctgctctgtgtgtgagaagggattcaCTAATTCATCCCAGTTGCTGAAACACCaaagagttcacactggggagaggccattcacctgctctgagtgtgggaaggcatTCGCTCAGTTAAACAACATGCTGAGACATCAGCGAAGTCACACTGGGGTGAGGCCATTCATATGCTCTGTATGTGGGAATGGGTTCACTCACTCATgtaacctgctgacacaccagcgtattcacagcggggagagaccgtacacctgctccatgtgtgggaagggattcactcggtcctCTCACCTGCtcacacaccagcgagttcacactggggagaggccgttcacctgctccgtgtgtgggaagggattcactcaatcaCAGCACCTGCTCACACACCAACGAGTTCATaagtga
- the LOC121270631 gene encoding zinc finger protein 84-like, which yields MKEKSTVHSGEKPYMCSVYGRGFSRSSGLSNHKCSHAGEESGKCGDCEEGLCYQSGLETHQHSQMGERPFPCSVCGKRFTHSSTLLKHQRVHTGERPFTCAECGKGFIQSSHLMTHQRIHTGERPFECPDCRKCYKSSWELMSHQHVHTDERPFRCSHCGNGFRRSSQLIVHQRIHTGERLFICSECGKGFTQSSHLIAHKRIHTGERPFICSECGKGFAQSSTLLTHQRVHTDERPFKCPDCGKCYKSFGELMSHKRVHTEERPFKCPDCRKCYKSSKELVSHQRVHTGERPFKCPDCEKCYKSSGELLCHQRVHTDERPFRCSHCGTGFRRSSQLTVHQRIHTGERPFCCSVCGKRFIESSHLMAHQRVHTGARPFKCADCEKCFKSSGELMCHQRVHTDEKPFRCCYCRTGFRRSSQLTVHQRIHTGEKPFTCIECGKGFTQSSHLQTHQRVHK from the coding sequence ATGAAAGAaaaaagcaccgttcacagtggggagaaaccgtaCATGTGTTCTGTGTATGGACGAGGCTTCAGCCGATCATCTGGCCTCTCAAACCACAAGTGCAGTCATGCTGGAGAAGAATCagggaaatgtggggactgtgaggAAGGATTATGTTACCAGTCAGGGCTAGAAACTCATCAACACAGTCAGATGGGGGAGAGGCCCTTCCCTTGCTCTgtatgtgggaagagattcactcattcatccaccctgctgaaacaccagcgtgttcacactggggagaggccattcacctgcgccgagtgtgggaagggattcattcagtcatCCCACCTGATGACAcatcagcgaattcacactggggaaagaccTTTTGAATGCCCAGACTGCAGGAAGTGCTACAAAAGTTCCTGGGAGCTGATGTCCCATCAacatgttcacactgacgagagaccgttcaggtgctctcactgcggGAATGGGTTCAGACGATCATCTCAACTCAttgtacaccagcgaattcacacggGGGAGAGGCTGTTCATATGCTcggaatgtgggaagggattcactcaatcaTCCCACCTCATAGCGCACaagcgcattcacactggggagaggccattcatctgctccgagtgtgggaagggatttgctcAGTCGTccaccctgctgacacaccagcgggttcacactgatgagagaccttttaaatgtccagactgtgggaagtgctataaaagttttGGGGAACTTATGTCCCATAAACGTGTTCATACTGAGGAGAGACCATTTAAGTGCCCAGACTGtaggaagtgctataaaagttccaAGGAACTGGTGTcccatcagcgagttcacactggggagagacctttcAAATGCCCAGACTGTGAGAAATGCTATAAAAGCTCGGGGGAACTGCTGTGCcaccaacgtgttcacactgatgagagaccgttcaggtgctctcactgtgggactggttTCAGGCGATCATCtcaactcactgtacaccagcgcattcacactggagagaggccgttctgctgcagtgtgtgtgggaagagattcattgAGTCATCCCACCTCAtggcacaccagcgagttcacactggggcgAGACCTTTTAAATGCGCAGACTGTGAGAAGTGCTTTAAAAGTTCCGGGGAACTGATGTGCCATCAACGTGTCCACACTGATGAGAAACCATTCAGGTGTTGTTACTGCAGGACTGGGTTCAGGCGATCGTCtcaactcactgtacaccagcgaattcacactggagagaagccTTTCACCTGcattgagtgtgggaagggattcactcagtcatcccacctgcagactcaccagcgagttcacaagtga